A region from the Methanofollis liminatans DSM 4140 genome encodes:
- the rpsJ gene encoding 30S ribosomal protein S10 has protein sequence MQKARIRLSGTDYDKVEMVCDRIREIAERTGVNLAGPIPLPTKRLVVPVRKSPDGEGTATWDRWQMRVHKRLIDIDADERALRQLMRIQVPKDIGIEIVLES, from the coding sequence ATGCAAAAAGCCAGAATACGCCTTTCGGGGACAGATTACGACAAAGTCGAGATGGTCTGTGACAGGATACGGGAGATTGCAGAGCGGACAGGCGTCAATCTGGCAGGGCCTATCCCCCTCCCGACAAAGAGGCTTGTTGTCCCGGTCAGAAAAAGCCCTGACGGCGAGGGGACGGCAACCTGGGATCGCTGGCAGATGCGCGTGCACAAGCGGCTCATTGACATCGACGCTGACGAGCGTGCTCTCAGACAGCTGATGCGTATTCAGGTGCCGAAAGATATCGGCATCGAGATCGTGCTGGAGAGTTGA
- a CDS encoding flippase activity-associated protein Agl23 gives MSGSSAAGFAIRIQKSLSTERFFFCILILAAVLRFAFLDLKLFHHDEAIHAWFSYKLLTTGVYVYDPSFHGPLLYYVTAGMFALLGDADLVGRIVPAFLGTLIVALVYPLYRLGYLDSRQTLVAAFFLAISPNMVYFSRFLRNDIFILFLTFVLLLALILYLERGQARYAMITAAAAGLGLSCKENMPIVLGIFGVYLLYLLWAGKVKLPARWKRDLALGVLVAAGIIVVFYSSFGVHPDRVLTFIPDAIGHWWEMHEQQRLGGPFYFYVLLLLLYELPILVLAIAGTVQFLIAGRKAASAAVRSMHEIVAISLQQIRSVLPAPPSFDKKEEFFRFCIVWMALSIAAYAYIGEKVPWLLIHQLLPLVFVAAYAMTEKKTVIAVVSSVFLVLALWHVAYVPADVNEPIMQVQNSEDMREVMALIDGSNAVAIASDRYWPLPWYYRGDRSANLSYFGKKIDEGSIAAGNYDLVIASDEDSYPALPGYEKRTYNLNYWFSWYDNKDRVLQYYFLRDGKMGNMKIDVFVPERTSA, from the coding sequence GTGAGCGGCAGTTCAGCCGCCGGATTTGCCATTCGAATCCAAAAATCTCTCTCAACAGAGAGATTTTTTTTTTGTATCCTGATCCTCGCGGCGGTCCTGCGGTTCGCATTCCTGGATTTAAAACTCTTTCACCATGACGAGGCGATCCACGCCTGGTTCTCGTACAAACTCCTGACCACCGGCGTCTATGTGTACGATCCCTCCTTCCACGGCCCGCTGCTCTACTATGTAACGGCCGGGATGTTTGCCCTCCTGGGCGACGCCGACCTTGTCGGCCGGATCGTTCCCGCATTCCTCGGCACTCTCATCGTCGCCCTCGTCTATCCTCTCTACCGCCTCGGCTACCTCGATAGCAGGCAGACCCTGGTCGCCGCATTCTTCCTTGCGATCTCGCCGAACATGGTCTATTTCTCGCGGTTTCTCAGAAACGACATCTTTATTCTGTTTCTGACGTTTGTCCTCCTCCTCGCCCTGATCCTGTACCTGGAGAGAGGACAGGCCAGATATGCCATGATCACAGCGGCGGCGGCGGGGCTCGGTCTTTCGTGCAAGGAAAACATGCCGATCGTTCTCGGGATCTTCGGGGTCTATCTCCTCTATCTTCTCTGGGCAGGAAAAGTCAAACTCCCCGCCCGCTGGAAGCGTGACCTCGCCCTGGGCGTCCTGGTCGCCGCCGGGATCATCGTCGTCTTCTACTCATCCTTCGGCGTCCACCCCGACCGGGTGCTCACCTTCATCCCGGACGCCATCGGCCACTGGTGGGAGATGCACGAGCAGCAGCGGCTTGGCGGGCCGTTTTACTTCTACGTTCTCCTCCTCCTCCTCTACGAGCTCCCGATCCTCGTCCTCGCCATCGCCGGAACAGTCCAGTTCCTCATCGCGGGAAGAAAGGCGGCGAGCGCCGCCGTCCGCAGCATGCACGAGATCGTCGCGATCTCGCTGCAGCAGATCCGGAGCGTTCTGCCGGCGCCGCCATCCTTCGATAAGAAGGAGGAGTTTTTCCGTTTCTGTATCGTCTGGATGGCCCTCTCGATCGCGGCATATGCCTATATCGGCGAGAAGGTGCCGTGGCTCCTGATCCACCAGCTCCTGCCCCTGGTCTTTGTCGCTGCGTATGCGATGACAGAGAAGAAGACTGTCATCGCCGTCGTCTCGAGCGTCTTTCTGGTCCTTGCCCTCTGGCACGTCGCCTATGTGCCTGCCGATGTGAACGAGCCGATCATGCAGGTCCAGAACTCCGAAGACATGCGGGAGGTGATGGCGCTGATCGACGGTTCGAACGCCGTTGCCATCGCATCCGACCGTTACTGGCCGCTGCCGTGGTACTACCGCGGCGACCGATCGGCGAACCTGAGTTATTTCGGCAAGAAGATCGATGAGGGAAGCATCGCGGCAGGAAACTACGATCTGGTCATCGCCTCGGACGAGGACAGCTATCCCGCCCTCCCCGGTTACGAGAAGCGGACCTATAACCTCAACTACTGGTTCTCGTGGTACGACAACAAGGACCGCGTCCTTCAATATTACTTCCTCAGGGACGGGAAGATGGGCAATATGAAGATCGACGTCTTCGTGCCAGAACGGACCTCTGCCTGA
- a CDS encoding tubulin/FtsZ family protein codes for MRVFFIGFGQAGGKVVDMFIEQDKKSGMNSFRGIVVNTARTDLMGLKNIELKDRILIGQTVVKGHGVGTDNVTGARIAADEIDSIINSIDTRGTHDVDAFVIVAGLGGGTGSGGSPVLARHLKRIYREPVYVLGLLPAPEEGRLYTYNAARSLSTLVNEADNVFVFDNSAWKNEGESVKTAYSRLNDEIVRRFGVLFRAGEVSKAGVGEMVVDSSEIINTLRGGGISSVGYAVTEVVSDRTKQKRGFFGGLKESFSKKEKAEEVLMGEDKSAKVIALVRRAMLGRLTLPCDYSTAERALVLVAGNPNEMDRKGVEKAKSWVEENIAGVEVRGGDYPVDSNYIAAVVVLATIGEAPRVRELFEIAKETKEDVIRSKEKRASMFDDQDIDPLFE; via the coding sequence ATGAGAGTATTTTTCATAGGATTCGGTCAGGCTGGCGGTAAGGTTGTCGACATGTTCATCGAGCAGGACAAAAAGTCCGGGATGAACAGTTTCAGGGGGATCGTTGTCAATACCGCCCGCACCGACCTTATGGGGCTCAAAAACATCGAACTCAAAGACCGTATACTTATCGGCCAGACTGTGGTCAAAGGTCATGGGGTGGGGACCGACAACGTCACCGGCGCCCGGATCGCCGCGGACGAGATCGATTCGATCATCAATTCGATCGATACCCGCGGTACCCATGACGTGGATGCCTTTGTGATTGTGGCAGGTCTCGGTGGCGGGACGGGCTCCGGCGGTTCCCCGGTGCTTGCACGCCACCTGAAGAGAATTTACCGCGAGCCGGTCTATGTGCTCGGCCTCCTTCCCGCCCCCGAGGAGGGACGGCTGTACACCTACAACGCCGCCCGTAGCCTGTCCACTCTTGTCAATGAGGCCGACAACGTATTTGTCTTCGACAATTCGGCCTGGAAGAACGAGGGCGAGAGTGTCAAGACCGCCTACTCCCGGCTGAACGACGAGATCGTCAGGCGTTTCGGTGTCCTTTTCAGGGCAGGCGAGGTCAGCAAGGCCGGCGTCGGCGAGATGGTCGTCGATTCCTCGGAGATCATCAATACCCTCCGCGGCGGTGGCATATCGAGCGTCGGCTATGCGGTCACCGAGGTCGTGAGCGATCGGACGAAGCAAAAACGCGGCTTTTTCGGTGGCCTTAAGGAATCCTTTTCAAAGAAAGAGAAGGCGGAAGAGGTGCTGATGGGCGAGGACAAGTCTGCAAAGGTGATCGCCCTCGTTCGCCGCGCCATGCTCGGCCGTCTTACCCTTCCCTGCGACTACTCGACTGCAGAGCGTGCGCTCGTCCTCGTCGCCGGCAACCCGAACGAGATGGACCGGAAAGGCGTTGAGAAGGCGAAGAGCTGGGTCGAAGAGAACATCGCAGGGGTTGAGGTCCGCGGCGGCGATTATCCGGTGGACAGCAACTATATTGCAGCCGTGGTCGTGCTTGCGACGATCGGTGAGGCGCCGAGGGTGCGCGAACTCTTTGAAATTGCGAAAGAAACAAAAGAAGATGTCATCAGGTCGAAGGAGAAGCGTGCTTCGATGTTTGACGACCAGGATATCGATCCGTTATTTGAGTGA